One Ostrea edulis chromosome 6, xbOstEdul1.1, whole genome shotgun sequence genomic window, CCATTCTCTAACACTGCCACAGGACCACTGCAATCGTCTAACGAGTATTCGGTGTGGCTAATCTGGCGAGGTTCAAAGTTTATCAGATGTAACTTTCGTCCGGTGGTATTGCCTAAAAACACTTCTTTTTTGTCTTTACTTTCGGTAACAAAACATTTCGATGGGGTGAAGGTTTTTTCTTTGGTGACTGCCCACCCCGGGTGTGTTTTACCAGCGTCTCCTTTGATTAATCGCTTCAACCCCATGTGTTTATCGGACACCAGTAGAAACATTTTATCTCGGACAACTTGTGCCGTTACGTACAATGGCTCCTTCAGCACACCTTCTTCATTGTatcttttcataatttttccCGAAAAATCGTCACATATTTGATATTCTGTGATTTCTTTGTGCTGAGGTTCACACAAGTAAACCCTTCCAGCAAAGGCACAAATTCCTTTAGGGCGAACACACTCCATTGTGAAACATTTCAGATGAGTGTATCGGTTGTTTGCTCTTCGTTCGAAAACTCTGACTGTGCTTTTATACTCTTCTGCAAAAACATGTTGATTTAAAGAACATTACCAGTGGACCTCTTTGGAATGAATTGTAGAGCTTAATCCCAAATCAGAATAGAACGTAACGGCAAGTGGCCATATAGAATGCTTTGACTCATACTATAACACTATTCAATAACGAATTTGAATCATATTCTAGTTCaacatacctacatgtaaccAATATTGATTCAATCCAAAGACAAAGACATTAACATGCTCTGGTGTACAGGACAATTGTGAAGCCATTATTCTACACAATAACGTATAAGGGATTTATATGAGAATCGATTGCATGATgtgatttttcaatttttgaaatgaaCGCAGATGTTCCCCAACTTTAGTATCCATGTTAGTTGACGTCTGAAATCGTCACATAACTATCACTGAATATCCGTTTCACAAGGCCAAGTGAGATGTACAGGAGTTGTTTATGAACATCAAACTTAAacagtatatatttaaaacaatggAAATAATATATGTCATGTCGGATATCCTTATAAATACAAATGCACATGCAACCATACACACAACAAGTGTATTTATCACGTGGAAACCTTTGTCAAAAGATCACACAGCTTAAATATCTTCTAAGTGTGCCCACCCTTCCTCTGagatacaaaatatataccaaATATTCCCGGGATTTGAAAAGAAGTTTGCttctcaaatatttgaattttgtacAACAGGACGAAGCATACACGTACAAAAAGTATTCACGACAGAACCTGACAATTGTTGCATATAGTAAACACAAGAACGATGGTGATCTAATAAATAGATCAAATCTTAGATGAAACATGGCATGATTGAAGTCCTATGAAGTGGGTTCCTATGGAATGCATGTTTTCTACTCATAGTGTGTCATAATGACTTTTGATCTTCAATTGATGAATGGCACAGTAAGAGGATCGAGTTATGGTATATGTGGTTAAAATGATAACAtgctacagtgtatatattccGAATcaacatgcatttatttttagaatacttctatatatttgcatttccaattttttttttacgtttaaTGTCTCTACAATTTGTAAtaatagtcatttcctcatatAGCGCTATAGTTTTAAACAATACACGTATAAATACTGATTCATTAATTGTACAGATGAATGTAGTACGTCTGTTTTAACGACTGGAATTccgaaagaaatgaaagtataaTCTTTTATGCaagaagtaaatttcatttttgaaaatacatgagagtgtGATCTGCAACAGTTCAGATCgacatattttacataaatCATAAAGTATGCAGACTTTATTCCATAccctaatgtattttcaaaaatgaaaatgtctTGAAAGTTGCCAAATCAACAACATTTTGAATATCCTAAAGTTTCTGTACTGAAAAAAAATGTACGAGGTTCATCATAATAGAATTTAATAGATATTTTAAACCCATCTTACACTTAGAACACGACGGATTTTCATATTATACCTCTTTTTCCAGGATCAGATACGAACAACAGTTGTTTGCCATCATTAGTTTTATATGCATCCAAATCAAAAGGACCATCCAGTTTCTCTGTGATGTTCCACATGCGCTCCCCCTGAGTTCCAAATCCAGAACACATTCCAGCACTTTGGCTGGCAACAATGATGACATCACCTGATATCGTCATTCCTACAATTTGTTCCAAAGGTATATTAAGAATACGTGTCAATACAATTGAGATTAGTTTACgttatatacaaataatcaCACTTAATTGATCTAGTGATACGTCTATCCAGTGTGAGTACAAGTTGGGAAACATTCGTTAAACGACTCGTCTTAAGTCCTTCACCGGAAGTCATCAGCGGTACAAGTTAATAAAACATTTCTACTTCCTTTTACATCCCCCTAATAAAGCTTATTGCAATAGCcagtaaattttgaaaactcCAACAACATCCTTCATCATGTCCCCGATTAGATTCACCAGGAGGCGCCTATCACAGAGAGCAAGCATTCTAGGTAACGCATATTCTCTTCTAGGGGCAGAGGAAGAACACGTAATCATGCTAAGATTTCCCCATAAACAACATAAATTGCCACAACCACGCCGCTGCCATTCTTAATGTAGCAGCACCACAAATCCCAGGGATAGCTACTGTAGAGATCACAAGTCAAATGCAAGGTGACTCCAACTTTAATATCCCAGAAAATAGCCAATTGACCCTGGGGCCTGTAGAATATTTAGATCATTACCAACCACTTCAAACTTTCAGCACATTTAATCCAATAAACGTTCACGTTATTTGGacattaaacaaataatatGGGAGGTTAACTATATGAACTTGGACATACTATTCAAATCAACAAAAGACCTATCTAATGACAGGGGGAACTACATCTTAAGGATGAAAAAATATGCCTGGTCAAGCAAAAATTCAGCACATTTCTTAGTATTGAAAACTGGACATCAGCCGTCCTAATCTTCTCGAGCGAAATGCTGGAAAAATAAAGGACAAGATCACAAGGACTCCTTACGTTCGGTGCATGTGAGACATCCGTCTCGCTGCATCAAGGTCAGGTGGATGGTTTAAATATGTAAACTAATTTTGTTTGAGACAGCCCTTGAATCACATTCCACGGGGgccatacatgtatcaacagcAAACTATGGCAATTGTTCATCACTAATGTATATCCCAGAGTTACTTGCCCCACAATATCAAATTAGAAAAGATATCTCAATGCCCACccaattttgaaatcattttaacCTTGGTAAAAATGTTAGTTTTTCCCAAATTGTAGGTTCAGTCACTCCTGCAAGTTGTACAATGGGACTCCCCCAGCAGTGAATTGCAAAAGGCAGCAGTTTAAACACCAATGCTACAATGCAACTTAACCAGTACACTTTCGGCAACACGCCAATCAAAGTAACCCGGCTTCATAATTTGTTAGAAACTtataaagaaaaagaattttGATCAATGCTTTTAAACATAACTTTGAATTACAGTGTACAGGTCTTAGAATACCCCGACAAGCTAACAAGGTGTACACCAACACCCAGCTATTGTCTACCAATTAGTCCTAGTTCCCCCACAAGAAGCTCATTGGttacattgctcacctgagtcaccttgtcccatatttaaagttttcccATATTTATTCGCATATGAAAATTTGATTCAATATTGTGGCATCACCCTACCCCAGGGGACCATGGTTTAAACAAACTTACATCCGCACTATGTCACGAAGCTACcatgtaaattaaaaattttctaacccagtagttcttgagaagaagaattttaaagattttccctacacctttgcatgtaaaacttcgatcccctattatggcctaCCCTACCCCCtgggccatgatttaaaaaaacttgaatctgcaccataaCAGGCAGCTGCCATGTAGATTTCAACATGTCAgaaccagtggttcttgagaagaaatatttcaaagattttccatatatattcgcatgtaaagaTTTGATaacctattgtggctccaacgtgtcctgattttaacaaacttgaatttgtatTACGTAAGAAGGATGCCATGTGAATTTGAAGTTGTCTGGCCctgcggttcttgagaaaatattttcagCGGGCAATCAAGTGGTTTTTTCCTCCTTCCCCTCATTTGAACCACATCTTGTGCAGGCTACCCGTCAATGAAAAAAGCTACTTCTAATATCTCAAGCACAGTTTTCCAGGTAACTTGAAAACCGTTTGGATTGTGGGATCATCAATCCTCTTTTGCGGATCTTAGGTTCAACTGACTTAAAACAGAAGGTTTGACAAGCAAAAAACTCATTGAAGAAATTCAGTGTACTTCGATAtaagagaaatattaaaataccgcattagacatattcaAACAAAAGTACGCACATGtatcatctatccttctgtgtttagtaaaccagaaatgataaaagaaatagataggttacatgaggaatatgttttgcttctagctgacaaagcttgtaacaacattgtctttgtttgtaaggctcattattacaagcAAGGTGaggacaacgaacagtgatcaatctcacaactcccacaagcaatacaaaataaatacaactgtattttaaacgaatttggcattaattcgacttttggtaatcgtacttatacatacaatgtactCCAGCTGCCCttacaaaagatgaaattcttcaaaaccatgcttcagttttagacacatttaatatcccagtcaatgtgttgaataaatatgagttaccgtacctattctggtttcctaaactacataaaaccccttacaaagatacatcgctggatccaataagtgctctaccaaacccctatatttgctcctcatgaaaatattaacagctgtgaaggagaaacttcaaacatactgtgccactacatatgccagaggaggtgtaaatcaaatgaggattctaaaaaattctaaagaacttttcccaaattaacatcatcaaaacgtatgacttttcatcactttacacgaccattcctcacgatcaaTTTAAGACCAgacgttttgacatcatagacagtagcttcttcaacaaaaatgtaaaacgaaactattcatatctagtggtcagtcatccaaaattttttttcttaaacaccactatgattccacgtacaagtactctgaagttgaaataaaaaagatgctagagttcctcattgacaatatcttcgtggtctttggtgatcaggtcttccaacagtgtaTTGGAATTATCATGGGCGCGAATAGTTATCCCttgttagctgacatgtttttatattctatgaagcagaatttattcaaaaacttttacatgagaagaaaaacctcttgctgtggccttcaattcgacatttagatgtatcgacgaccttttatctattaacaataataagtttcattcatatgtcgatttgatatatttccTTGAACTCAAAATagaagacaccacagagtcgtacacttctgcttcatacttagatattttattgaaaggaTATAtaaacgacaaactaacaactcaattgggtcaaattctatctgacgtatttcataccgattgttatattgttcttggcacactaatttttgctacggataaccccgttcacctggtcaagatataaggctcacggcgggtgtgaccgatcgacaggggattattactcctcctaggcaactgatccaaactctggtgtgtccaggggtccgagtttacccaactatctattctgtattgctcataggagttatgagattgatcactgttcgtcatcttcacctttctataCAATGCATTACTACACAACACTAAGCTGGTCTGATCTTCCATATTACCATGTCTGTATTGGCATGGGACACCGCTTAAGTTTGgcagaaaaatttacaagaaacTCAGGAAGATCgaaataaatatcaaatcatTTGTCACAGAATTTGGGGTGTGTGTATTTGTCTGTCAACAATATAGCTGGACGAATCATCGACGTCTTCAGGTTCAATGGGATGAATCTCTCAGAAGCAGGGGGAACAACATAGAGGATTCCATCCTTGTTGACTAGTTCCACTACACAATTCCCTTAAACTCTTCAAATAAATCCGTATGGGGATAACCTAAATATGGAGGTTTTTGTATTGGGTGATGGCGGAACATTATATCAATTTTTGCGGGTTTCGTGTATTTTCGGGGCATTTTGGGACAGTTTTGGTCATTGTTTTCCCCATCTGTCAAGCAAGAAGGAGGGCATGTGTTGTTAATAAGGGAAAATATAACCCCTCAAGTAGTGTAAAATTGCAGTTCCATGAGTGCAAGACAGACTTGGGTCCCCCTCCACCTCTTTTAAAAAGCGAGGAGGCTCACCTTGGAGCACTCAGTGCTAGCAAGTACTATCAACCAGGGAGAAAGACATTTGAAACAGTGTAACATTTACATCCCGAGCCATCCCCTGCTCACATGTTGCAAAACATTGAGGCTACACTGTGCTCAACATATATAAGGCATCCGTCTTGCCCGTTATGCACCCCGTGTCTTGGTTTTTCGGTGATCCCCCGAGACCCGTGAATTTTGTAAGCAATGCGGTCAATTATCCCCAATGTCATGTTACATTTTCATACTGTTTTGCTTGTAATAGCTAATTCcatgattttgataaataggTAAATCATGCTGGTGTTTTGGTTTTTTCCCCTGCTAGGTAATAGTTCATAAACAACATATCCTGGTAGAGTTTTGAGTGTATTTTCCATAGTGTTGGCTACTAGTTGACTAAGCCACATCAAAGGTTTGTTATCGCTTGGTGGATATATCGATTGTTCAACCATTAACATTCTCAACAGTGTTATGaagatttctttaaaatttaccTGTTAGTCTTGTTTCTGTATCGAATTGACaacatttttcagttatttctttcattttcgtGTTGTACGGGTTCCTTAGCTGCACCTGAATGTCCCCGTAGTTCTCCTTCAACAAAATGTAAACAGTTAAGCATAAATAGCACCTCAGTGCATTTCACACTATAAAACGTCATAATTGAACTACCTCACAATCAAGACGCGGGGAAATTGTCATAATATATTGATGGTGCTACCATTGAACGAGCGCAGCTAAATACTGCACATGCATCTCAAACAATCATCATACACCTGTTTATCTGATATTATATACTTCTAATACCAccggtcgcagtagctcagtggtcgGGCGTTCGCGTCGTGCCCAGAAAGTCATGAGTTTGAGCCCCGTTCGTGCCATAGCcccgtcaaacctaagacgttaaaataggtagtgattgctcattTGCTatacgctcgacatttagaagtgagagtcacggaTCTTTCGGAAATTATCATAAATACGGAGGTTCCATGTCGTGAAGTGCGTTGTGCACGTTAAAGGACCCTCACTTTAACGGCAATGAGCGTTAAGCATAGGTCTACTTTcgtagtacttcacctacagttggtgaTAACTTCTCAATACGAGGGGAAACTATCCAAggaataaaacaaagaaataattatcTTGCAGCACGACTTCAGACATTTGATCTGCCTATCCATTTAAAGGAGGAAGTATTACGCAGTCAACGCAGTGACCGGAAACAGTGCTCTGTGATGTCGTATTTAGCTTAGAACTCTCAAACGAAGTAATTATCACCAAACACAATACAAACGAAAGTATGAGAAAACCTGTCTGGTTATTGAAAATGTTTGTGGTACATTTCtaagaaattatttattttatctaaaaGATAGAGTACCGTGATCACGGTAATGGCGGCGACATTTTCCAAGATCATTTTGGGTCATCCTCGTCATTTTTAAGCGTACATATATcttacattttcattcatagaaACTGAACAACACGTTGATTTATTCAGTCGTGTTACCGTTTtctatgaaaaggtgaagatgacgagcATTGATCAAGTCCTGTAAgggatacaaaattaaaagtccTGTATTAgggatacaaaattaaaagtccTGTAAgggatacaaaattaaaagtccTGTATTAgggatacaaaattaaaagtccTGTAAgggatacaaaattaaaagttgaaCAAACACGTATATATAATGATTTCTAAAAACTGTTACAGTAATGATTATACAATTCATTTTGAACAAGTTGATTGTTTAAATTACAAATTGCCCGATAACTTTTTGACTATCAAATTCGGATCTCGAACTTttgaagcaactaatgaacCAACAATTCGAACGTCCTTGTGTGGCTTTCTACGAATTAAAACGTAGATATCCGAGAATACTGATTGTTGAATAAAATGGCGGTCCTTTCGACTCACAGAATTTTTAGTGGTAGTGTGTAGAGATCATGCATTTTCTTTTGtctaatttgttttcattcataCGCGTGACCTTTTGAGCTCGCTGCGCTCACTAATAGTCTAACATCATTCACTAGAGCTGCCCTTTATATCAACAGATTTGCTGATCAAAAATCGATATTCATTTACTGGTATTCTTTATTTGATACTGCATATTTCTCTTGGTTTTAATCTTTGATCTGCGGTAAGGGACGAGATCAAGATATTGATGTCAGATAGAAATCTAAATTCAggaaattgggggggggggggggggggtattggtTTGTTGATCATAATTAATCcttatttgtaaaaataaaagccTAAAGTTTTATGACGTATTTGATATTTTCGGTAAATGTCATGCTATGAATTGTTTGTGACTTCCCCCAGTACTTCTCATCTGTACTTGATGAAACTTTCTCTGTGTAATTAATATTAACATTTAATTATATTGTGCACTTTAGCACAGGGACTTGATATATATCTAGTCACGTGATCGATATAATTATATCACTAAAAGGGGGATCCCATTGCAGGTAACATACTAAGTATTCTTCGATTCATGTTactaaacaaaattttgatattggtaaatattttggCAACATAATACATTTTAGcattatacaattttacaaaGTATTCGTGTGACCTTCACGAAGCTGCCAATCTACGGCAAATCTCATTCTTTAATTAATACTTTCCATACCTCATTGCTGTAGATATTTTCTGCTGAAACTTCAAATTCTCTTGGATTTATAGCTCTTCTTCTATCCACGAATCTTTGATTTTGATAAACTAATTCATTTTGATACCGGAAATGTGTTTCCGTTCCCGGTGTAGACTGGATGGTATCGGTGAGACTGACATTCCCAGACGATCCCGAATCCGACAATGAGGATCGAGTGCTGGATGAAGAAGAGGAGTCCGACCTAGGTTCGATGTTTTCTGACGATTTCTgtattgatttttgttgtttcaataTAAATAGCAATGCTGACAGTTTATCTATGTTCCCACCGTGTGACAGGAGTAAATCTATTTCATAGAGAAGGTAGTAAGTTTGAACATGAACGTCTTCAATAGAGTTTTTGATGACATTGTATCTCAGTACTAATCTTGTATCCgaaatcttattttctttgaCCTCAAATTGGAAGTGGATCCCATTTCGCTTTAAACATCCCTGTTGCGTTTCTACAGTAGAAAGAGTTTCTGAGAAATTCCTCTGAATAAGTCTGAGTTTGTCCTCAGCATCTTTTGctgcttttgagatatcactTAAATTGTGTTCACATGGACAGCACTTTGTACATGCCGTCAAATGGCAGTCAGAACACCATTTTACAATTTCCTGATCTTCGTGAAAGTCGCATCTCGTACTCCTAGTTAGTATATCAATTTCGTGACGATCACTCTCAGGGTAATATACGTCATGTTTCCGACTTTCGGGTACTTTATCATGCAgtgatttacatttttgacaAAGTCGATATTTGCACATTGCGCAGTATATATGCGCTAAAACTTTTTTTATGTGGTCCTCATCAAAGGTGCAATAAGGATTTCTTTTCAGCTTTGATTGGATTTTCCTACACATAGCAATGGATGCTAGTTTTTCGAAAAGACGGTTACGTGGAAATTCGTGTGCTCTTACATTAAACGGTTCCTTGCACATGATGCATTTTCCAACGGGTCTCTGTTTTTTCATGCATTGTTTATTAATTGTATGACCACACGGGAGGTACACTGGATTATTAAATGGTCTGTCACAGCACAAACACTTCATTTCCTTCTcgatattttgaaatgtgtCGGAACATATTGAAGGTTCTTCTCTAAAAGATAAAGAAATAGGAATGAAATAACTTTAGGATTACGCAaagtacaatctaattaaaattagatgttagatccgctcgcgtactcgcatacatatgcgagtacgcgagcggatctaacatctaattttaatacgggactttcgagatacggatccactttgacttttatcgcgcgttgaacgtaattgtagggcatgtcacttccggattacaataacaactaagtaaacaaacatggaatatttcaattgctatcaatttcctggatttaaatgctatctttgaaagaaaggaatcactacaatcattttataggaaaatgcaatTGATTATATTATGCGAGTCGGCgcgggaaataaatctaggaaATATCTTGAAGATATCGGgaaaacttcacgccttgcatccaatggtACGCGTCTAAAGGCgccttttcccttccatctaatttacatcCAGGTACTCAGCACCAATaatgacttggatcgtcatcgtgggactgcgcataactctttacggaccgtctgttagcgaaacaccatatgtatcg contains:
- the LOC125648119 gene encoding uncharacterized protein LOC125648119, producing MAEGGSFHREEPSICSDTFQNIEKEMKCLCCDRPFNNPVYLPCGHTINKQCMKKQRPVGKCIMCKEPFNVRAHEFPRNRLFEKLASIAMCRKIQSKLKRNPYCTFDEDHIKKVLAHIYCAMCKYRLCQKCKSLHDKVPESRKHDVYYPESDRHEIDILTRSTRCDFHEDQEIVKWCSDCHLTACTKCCPCEHNLSDISKAAKDAEDKLRLIQRNFSETLSTVETQQGCLKRNGIHFQFEVKENKISDTRLVLRYNVIKNSIEDVHVQTYYLLYEIDLLLSHGGNIDKLSALLFILKQQKSIQKSSENIEPRSDSSSSSSTRSSLSDSGSSGNVSLTDTIQSTPGTETHFRYQNELVYQNQRFVDRRRAINPREFEVSAENIYSNEENYGDIQVQLRNPYNTKMKEITEKCCQFDTETRLTGMTISGDVIIVASQSAGMCSGFGTQGERMWNITEKLDGPFDLDAYKTNDGKQLLFVSDPGKREEYKSTVRVFERRANNRYTHLKCFTMECVRPKGICAFAGRVYLCEPQHKEITEYQICDDFSGKIMKRYNEEGVLKEPLYVTAQVVRDKMFLLVSDKHMGLKRLIKGDAGKTHPGWAVTKEKTFTPSKCFVTESKDKKEVFLGNTTGRKLHLINFEPRQISHTEYSLDDCSGPVAVLENGQGQIVVGCKDGSVILFQIKEVTEMERIGPSTVEEEENAYDL